One Comamonas endophytica DNA window includes the following coding sequences:
- a CDS encoding ABC transporter permease subunit, with product MSTLNLPLPHAGAMHEPLPTPASRAIHTSTPAIELQRIVAASTRKRGVPRVVRRATGPVLLVSLWYALSAGGWLPAEVLAGPQTVLSSAAALWASGELPDAIAISLQRALLGLAIGGSIGIVLAVLSGLTRLGEDLIDSVLQMLRTVPNVALIPLLIIWFGIGEEPKVALIALATAFPLYLNVYAGIRNVDQALVEAGRTLNLSPAAMVLHVVLPGALPNALVGLRYALAVSWLALVFGEQINATAGVGYLMSTAREMFQTDVIVVCLVVYALLGLVVDFVVRALERLLLAWRPAFSGA from the coding sequence ATGAGCACGCTGAACCTTCCCCTGCCCCACGCGGGCGCCATGCACGAGCCACTGCCGACGCCAGCCTCCCGTGCCATTCACACTTCCACTCCCGCCATCGAGCTGCAGCGCATCGTTGCCGCCTCCACGCGCAAGCGCGGCGTGCCGCGCGTGGTGCGCCGCGCCACCGGCCCGGTGCTGCTGGTGTCGCTCTGGTATGCGCTGTCGGCGGGTGGCTGGCTGCCGGCCGAAGTGCTGGCCGGGCCGCAGACCGTGCTGTCCTCCGCCGCCGCGCTGTGGGCCTCGGGCGAGCTGCCGGATGCGATCGCCATCTCGCTGCAGCGCGCGCTGCTGGGGCTGGCCATCGGCGGCAGCATCGGCATCGTGCTGGCGGTACTTTCCGGCCTCACCCGGCTGGGCGAAGACCTGATCGACTCGGTGCTGCAGATGCTGCGCACCGTACCCAACGTGGCGCTGATACCGCTGCTGATCATCTGGTTCGGCATCGGCGAGGAGCCCAAGGTGGCGCTGATCGCGCTGGCCACGGCCTTTCCGCTGTATCTCAATGTCTATGCCGGCATCCGCAACGTGGACCAGGCGCTGGTCGAGGCGGGCCGCACGCTGAACCTGTCGCCCGCAGCCATGGTGCTGCATGTGGTGCTGCCGGGCGCGCTGCCCAATGCGCTCGTGGGGCTGCGCTATGCGCTGGCTGTGTCCTGGCTGGCGCTGGTCTTCGGCGAGCAGATCAATGCGACGGCCGGCGTCGGCTACCTGATGAGCACGGCGCGCGAGATGTTCCAGACCGATGTGATCGTGGTCTGCCTGGTGGTCTATGCGCTCTTGGGTCTGGTGGTGGATTTCGTCGTGCGCGCGCTCGAGCGCCTGTTGCTGGCCTGGCGCCCGGCGTTCAGCGGAGCATGA
- a CDS encoding ABC transporter substrate-binding protein: MASSPFVSAETAAASRRQLLRAGAAMAATAAFPLASHAQPAPDLRNVTLRVGDQTGASQGLLRAAGLLDDVPYRIEWSNYAAAVNLHEALKADATDIGSANDSPTVSAIAGGSRILAVASWTNGGRGTSLLVRKDSAIKTVADLRGRTLSPTTRGSVAHFTTVGILKEAGIPLDDVKLAFLSPTDASAAFGSGSIDAWAIWGIFRARTVGALGARVLHDGVGINSGQSVLSATRSAVADPGKRAAMAHFAQLTDKGYAWARANPQAYIAWYAAFSKQDKSVVASLHEENSAYQRVPIDDTFVARLQRTHAVWLETGVLRGPIDFNQYVYRDLPIAKLA, translated from the coding sequence ATGGCTTCATCCCCTTTTGTTTCCGCGGAAACCGCCGCCGCCTCGCGCCGCCAGTTGCTGCGCGCCGGCGCCGCGATGGCGGCCACCGCCGCATTTCCATTGGCTTCACACGCCCAGCCCGCGCCGGACCTGCGCAACGTCACGCTGCGCGTGGGCGACCAGACCGGCGCCTCGCAGGGCCTGCTGCGCGCGGCCGGCCTGCTCGATGACGTTCCCTACAGGATCGAGTGGTCGAACTACGCGGCCGCGGTGAACCTGCACGAGGCGCTCAAGGCCGATGCCACCGACATCGGCAGCGCCAACGATTCGCCCACCGTGAGCGCCATTGCCGGCGGATCGCGCATCCTTGCGGTCGCCAGCTGGACGAACGGCGGCAGGGGCACTTCGCTGCTGGTGCGCAAGGACAGCGCCATCAAGACCGTGGCCGATCTGCGCGGCAGGACCCTCTCGCCGACGACGCGCGGCAGCGTGGCGCACTTCACCACCGTGGGCATCCTGAAGGAGGCCGGAATTCCCTTGGACGACGTCAAGCTGGCCTTTCTCTCGCCGACGGATGCCAGCGCCGCGTTCGGCAGCGGCAGCATCGATGCCTGGGCCATCTGGGGCATCTTCCGGGCGCGCACCGTGGGCGCGCTCGGGGCGCGCGTGCTGCATGACGGCGTGGGGATCAACAGCGGGCAATCGGTGCTCAGCGCCACGCGCTCGGCGGTGGCCGACCCGGGCAAGCGCGCCGCCATGGCCCATTTCGCGCAGCTGACCGACAAGGGCTATGCCTGGGCACGCGCCAATCCACAGGCCTATATCGCCTGGTATGCCGCCTTCAGCAAGCAGGACAAGTCGGTCGTGGCTTCGCTGCACGAGGAGAACTCGGCGTACCAGCGGGTTCCCATCGACGACACCTTCGTGGCTCGGCTGCAGCGCACGCATGCCGTCTGGCTGGAGACCGGCGTGCTGCGCGGCCCCATCGACTTCAACCAGTATGTCTACCGCGATCTGCCCATCGCCAAACTCGCATGA
- a CDS encoding low affinity iron permease family protein, with protein sequence MPTTNSASYATHSTIQTAFDHFASRVTRWAGSPTMFCMALAVVLVWALCGPMFGFSEVWQLVINTATTIVTFLMVFLIQQSANKDSVAIHLKLNELLASNRHASNRMIGIEDLDEQDLREVADFYARLADRAREAGDERKACSIADADTPPAIDRFV encoded by the coding sequence ATGCCAACGACCAACAGCGCCTCCTACGCCACGCACTCGACCATTCAGACCGCCTTTGATCATTTCGCATCGCGTGTCACGCGCTGGGCCGGCTCGCCCACCATGTTCTGCATGGCGCTGGCCGTGGTGCTGGTATGGGCGCTCTGCGGGCCGATGTTCGGCTTTTCCGAGGTCTGGCAACTGGTCATCAACACGGCCACCACGATCGTCACCTTCCTGATGGTGTTCCTGATCCAGCAAAGCGCCAACAAGGACAGCGTTGCCATCCACCTCAAGCTCAACGAACTGCTGGCCTCCAACCGCCATGCAAGCAACCGCATGATCGGCATCGAAGACCTGGACGAGCAGGACCTGCGCGAAGTGGCCGACTTCTATGCGCGCCTGGCCGACCGGGCGCGCGAGGCGGGCGATGAACGCAAGGCCTGCTCCATTGCCGATGCCGACACGCCGCCGGCGATAGACCGGTTTGTATGA
- a CDS encoding zinc-dependent alcohol dehydrogenase: MKALTYQGAKDVRVEKVPDPILEANDDIVLRVTATAICGSDLHIYRGKIPAMKDGDILGHEFMGVVEEVGSGVTDLRPGDRVVVPFVIACGSCFYCDKTLFAACENTNTGRGAIINKKSATPGAGLFGYSHLYGGYAGGQAEYVRVPKANVGPLKIPQSGLADEQVLFLSDILPTGYQAAVNGGVGPGSSVAIFGAGPVGLMSALCARFLGAEKIFMIDDNDYRLQFAQQTYGVIPINFEREDDPAEIILQATYGHGVDASIEAVGFEAKGSALETAMTAVKLEGSSGKALRQCIAATRRGGTVSVPGVYAGFIHGFLFGDAFDKGLTFKMGQTHAQQFMPQLLEHIANGLMKPEVIISHRMKLEDAVKGYELFNNQEDNCRKVVLTP; the protein is encoded by the coding sequence ATGAAAGCACTCACCTACCAAGGCGCAAAGGACGTCCGTGTCGAAAAAGTCCCGGACCCGATCCTCGAAGCCAACGACGACATCGTGCTGCGCGTCACCGCAACGGCCATCTGCGGCTCCGACCTGCATATCTACCGCGGCAAGATCCCGGCAATGAAGGACGGCGATATCCTGGGCCACGAATTCATGGGTGTTGTGGAAGAAGTCGGCTCCGGTGTCACCGACCTGCGTCCCGGCGACCGGGTGGTCGTGCCCTTCGTCATTGCCTGCGGCTCGTGCTTCTACTGCGACAAGACGCTGTTTGCCGCCTGCGAGAACACCAACACCGGGCGCGGCGCCATCATCAACAAGAAAAGCGCGACCCCCGGCGCCGGGCTGTTCGGCTACAGCCACCTCTACGGCGGCTACGCGGGCGGACAGGCCGAGTATGTGCGCGTGCCCAAGGCCAACGTCGGCCCGCTGAAGATTCCGCAGAGCGGGCTGGCCGACGAGCAGGTGCTGTTCCTGTCCGACATTCTCCCCACGGGCTATCAGGCCGCGGTCAACGGCGGCGTCGGCCCCGGCTCGTCGGTCGCCATCTTTGGCGCCGGCCCGGTCGGCCTGATGAGCGCCCTGTGCGCGCGTTTCCTGGGCGCTGAGAAGATCTTCATGATCGACGACAACGACTACCGCCTGCAGTTCGCGCAGCAGACCTACGGCGTGATCCCGATCAATTTCGAGCGCGAGGACGATCCGGCGGAAATCATCCTGCAGGCGACCTACGGGCATGGCGTGGATGCCAGCATCGAAGCCGTCGGTTTCGAGGCCAAGGGCAGTGCCCTCGAGACCGCGATGACTGCGGTCAAGCTCGAGGGCTCGAGCGGCAAGGCGCTGCGCCAGTGCATTGCCGCCACGCGCCGCGGCGGCACCGTGAGCGTGCCCGGCGTCTATGCGGGCTTCATCCATGGCTTCCTGTTTGGCGATGCCTTCGACAAGGGGCTGACCTTCAAGATGGGCCAGACCCACGCCCAGCAGTTCATGCCGCAGCTGCTCGAGCACATCGCCAACGGTCTGATGAAGCCCGAAGTCATCATCTCGCACCGCATGAAACTCGAGGATGCCGTCAAGGGCTACGAGCTCTTCAATAACCAGGAAGACAACTGCCGCAAGGTGGTGCTCACGCCCTGA
- a CDS encoding DUF421 domain-containing protein, giving the protein MFELEGPWWELPVRAGVVYLVLLLLMRVSGHRTVGQFTPFDLLVVMLLSEAVSGGLAGEETSVFGGLLSASTLIGLNVLVAYITARSERAQRWVEGRPVLIGRDGQIFSDVLKKHQMPMCDVERALREADCDRKDMKFAFLEADGRISILQHSSGATEDKRD; this is encoded by the coding sequence ATGTTCGAGCTTGAGGGCCCCTGGTGGGAGCTGCCGGTGCGCGCCGGCGTCGTGTATCTGGTACTGCTGCTGCTGATGCGCGTGTCCGGACATCGCACGGTGGGGCAATTCACTCCATTCGACCTGCTGGTGGTCATGCTGCTGAGCGAAGCGGTATCCGGTGGGCTGGCAGGCGAGGAAACCTCCGTCTTCGGCGGCCTGCTGTCCGCGTCGACTTTGATCGGCCTCAACGTTCTCGTGGCCTACATTACCGCGCGCAGCGAGCGCGCCCAGAGGTGGGTGGAAGGGAGGCCAGTGCTGATAGGCCGGGATGGCCAGATCTTTTCCGATGTGCTGAAGAAACACCAGATGCCGATGTGCGACGTGGAGCGTGCACTGCGCGAGGCCGATTGCGACCGCAAGGACATGAAATTCGCGTTTCTCGAAGCCGACGGCCGCATCAGCATCCTGCAGCATTCGAGTGGGGCAACCGAAGACAAACGCGACTGA
- a CDS encoding Re/Si-specific NAD(P)(+) transhydrogenase subunit alpha, giving the protein MLIGVPSETVVGETRVAATPETVRKLRASGHVLRVQSGAGLAASVTDEAFAMAGAEISDAAGAWAADLLLKVRGPTASECAQLHSGATLVGMLNPFDSTGLQRLAVAGVTAYALEAAPRTTRAQSMDVLSSQANIAGYKAVMLAANAYQRFFPMLMTAAGTVKAARVVVLGVGVAGLQAIATARRLGAVIEASDVRPGVKEQVESLGARFIDVPFETAEEREAAEGVGGYARPMPASWLERQRAEVAKRVAQADVVITTALIPGRAAPVLVTPEMVQSMKPGSVIVDLAAAQGGNCPLTIADQQVMQHGVLLIGATNLPALVAADASALYARNVLEFLKLILMPEGGLHVDLEDDIVAACLMAHQGELRRSA; this is encoded by the coding sequence ATGCTGATAGGTGTACCCAGCGAGACGGTGGTGGGCGAGACCCGCGTCGCCGCGACCCCCGAGACCGTCAGGAAGCTCAGGGCGTCGGGCCATGTCCTGCGTGTGCAATCTGGCGCGGGTCTGGCCGCCAGCGTGACCGACGAGGCTTTCGCCATGGCAGGTGCCGAGATCAGCGATGCCGCGGGTGCGTGGGCCGCGGATCTGCTGCTCAAGGTGCGCGGACCAACGGCGAGCGAATGCGCACAGTTGCACTCCGGCGCCACCCTCGTCGGCATGCTCAACCCGTTTGATTCAACTGGGTTGCAGCGCCTGGCTGTCGCAGGGGTAACGGCCTATGCCCTTGAAGCCGCGCCGCGCACCACACGCGCGCAGAGCATGGATGTGTTGTCCTCACAGGCCAACATCGCAGGCTACAAGGCGGTGATGCTGGCCGCCAACGCCTACCAGCGTTTCTTCCCGATGCTGATGACCGCCGCCGGCACCGTCAAGGCGGCACGCGTGGTGGTATTGGGCGTGGGTGTCGCCGGTCTGCAGGCCATTGCCACGGCCAGGCGCCTGGGCGCGGTCATCGAGGCGTCGGATGTGCGCCCCGGCGTCAAGGAGCAGGTCGAATCGCTGGGGGCTCGGTTCATCGACGTGCCTTTTGAAACAGCCGAGGAACGTGAAGCTGCCGAAGGGGTGGGCGGCTATGCGCGCCCCATGCCCGCTAGTTGGCTCGAGCGCCAGCGGGCCGAAGTCGCCAAGCGCGTGGCGCAGGCCGATGTGGTGATCACCACGGCGCTGATTCCCGGGCGGGCGGCGCCGGTGCTGGTCACGCCGGAGATGGTGCAGTCGATGAAGCCCGGATCGGTGATCGTGGATCTGGCTGCCGCCCAGGGGGGCAACTGCCCGTTGACCATTGCCGATCAGCAGGTGATGCAGCATGGCGTGCTGCTGATCGGCGCCACCAACCTGCCGGCGCTGGTCGCGGCCGATGCTTCGGCGCTTTATGCGCGCAACGTGCTGGAATTCCTCAAGCTGATCCTGATGCCCGAAGGCGGCCTGCATGTCGACCTGGAGGACGACATCGTGGCCGCCTGCCTGATGGCGCACCAGGGCGAGCTGCGGCGCAGCGCCTGA
- a CDS encoding NAD(P) transhydrogenase subunit alpha: MDTVSPTLINLIIFVLAIYVGYHVVWTVTPALHTPLMAVTNAISAIVIVGAMLAAALTETGLGKTMGVLAVALAAANVFGGFLVTRRMLEMFRKKERKPEAAAGKGKEAAP, encoded by the coding sequence ATGGACACAGTTTCTCCCACGCTGATCAATCTGATCATCTTCGTGCTGGCCATCTACGTCGGCTACCACGTGGTCTGGACCGTGACGCCTGCGTTGCATACGCCGCTGATGGCGGTCACGAATGCGATCTCGGCGATCGTGATCGTCGGCGCAATGCTGGCGGCTGCGCTCACCGAAACCGGCCTGGGCAAGACCATGGGCGTGCTGGCCGTCGCGCTGGCCGCGGCCAATGTGTTTGGCGGCTTTCTTGTCACGCGCCGCATGCTGGAGATGTTCAGGAAGAAGGAGCGCAAGCCCGAAGCTGCCGCCGGGAAGGGCAAGGAGGCTGCGCCATGA
- a CDS encoding NAD(P)(+) transhydrogenase (Re/Si-specific) subunit beta, translated as MSMNLVTLLYLVASICFIQSLKGLSHPTTSIRGNTFGMAGMLIAVLTTAALIVQLAGGTVLGLGWVLLGLLVGGAVGTLLAQRVEMTRMPELVAFMHSMIGLAAVFIALAAVAEPWAFGITPAPVAAVVGTSTPFGTVVLDGRVLAAIPHGNRLELFLGAAIGAITFSGSVIAFGKLSGKYRLRWFQGAPVRFAGQHWLNLALGLLMLALGLMFVATQSWMAFLAMLALAFVMGLLIIIPIGGADMPVVVSMLNSYSGWAAAGIGFSLNNSMLIIAGSLVGSSGAILSYIMCKAMNRSFFNVLLGGFGAPPATGAGAAKEQRPVKSGSADDAAFVLVNAETVVIVPGYGLAVARAQHAVKELAQKLTDKGITVKYAIHPVAGRMPGHMNVLLAEAEVPYEQVYEMEDINAEFGQADVAVILGANDVVNPAAHTRGSAIYGMPILEAYKAKTVIVNKRSMASGYAGLDNELFYMDKTMMVFGDAKKVVEEMVKAIDQ; from the coding sequence ATGAGCATGAATCTCGTCACGCTGCTGTATCTGGTGGCCAGTATCTGCTTCATCCAGTCGCTCAAGGGCCTGTCGCACCCAACGACCTCGATTCGCGGCAACACCTTCGGCATGGCGGGCATGCTGATTGCCGTTCTCACCACGGCGGCCTTGATCGTGCAGCTTGCAGGTGGCACGGTGCTGGGCCTGGGCTGGGTGCTGCTTGGCTTGCTGGTGGGCGGCGCCGTCGGCACGCTGCTGGCGCAGCGTGTCGAAATGACCCGCATGCCCGAACTCGTCGCCTTCATGCACAGCATGATCGGCCTGGCGGCAGTGTTCATCGCGTTGGCGGCAGTGGCCGAGCCCTGGGCATTCGGCATCACGCCGGCCCCCGTGGCCGCCGTGGTTGGGACCAGCACGCCGTTCGGTACCGTCGTGCTTGATGGAAGGGTGCTTGCGGCCATTCCCCATGGCAACCGGCTGGAGCTTTTCCTGGGCGCGGCCATCGGGGCCATCACCTTCAGCGGCTCGGTCATAGCGTTTGGCAAGCTTTCGGGCAAATACCGGTTGCGCTGGTTCCAGGGTGCGCCGGTCCGTTTCGCTGGTCAGCACTGGCTGAACCTGGCGCTGGGCCTGTTGATGCTGGCACTCGGCCTCATGTTCGTGGCGACGCAAAGCTGGATGGCTTTCCTTGCGATGCTGGCGCTGGCCTTTGTCATGGGCCTGTTGATCATCATTCCTATCGGCGGTGCCGATATGCCGGTGGTGGTGTCGATGCTCAACAGCTATTCTGGCTGGGCAGCGGCCGGCATTGGTTTCTCGCTCAACAACAGCATGCTGATCATTGCCGGCTCGCTGGTAGGCAGCTCGGGCGCGATCCTGAGCTACATCATGTGCAAGGCAATGAACCGATCGTTCTTCAACGTATTGCTGGGCGGTTTCGGGGCGCCACCGGCAACGGGCGCAGGCGCTGCAAAGGAGCAGCGTCCGGTCAAGTCGGGCAGCGCCGACGACGCAGCCTTTGTGCTGGTCAATGCCGAAACGGTGGTCATCGTGCCCGGCTACGGCCTGGCCGTCGCACGTGCGCAGCATGCAGTCAAGGAACTTGCGCAGAAACTCACCGACAAGGGCATCACCGTCAAGTATGCCATCCACCCGGTGGCGGGGCGCATGCCCGGCCATATGAACGTGCTGCTGGCCGAAGCCGAGGTACCTTATGAGCAGGTGTATGAGATGGAAGACATCAATGCGGAGTTTGGTCAGGCCGACGTGGCAGTCATCCTGGGGGCCAACGACGTCGTGAACCCGGCGGCGCATACCAGGGGAAGCGCCATCTATGGCATGCCCATTCTCGAGGCCTACAAAGCCAAGACGGTCATCGTGAACAAGCGCAGCATGGCTTCGGGCTATGCGGGGTTGGACAATGAACTGTTCTACATGGACAAGACGATGATGGTATTCGGGGATGCCAAGAAGGTGGTTGAAGAAATGGTCAAAGCCATCGATCAGTAG